ACCAACTGGAATATTCCTGATGGTTTTTACTTGGTAGGGGATAGCGAAAATCCTCAGCCTGCATTTCAACAAGCTATTATTGCCGCTGTTGCCCAAGTTACTCATATCGCGCCTGCTGACGAAAATGGTGAGATTATCGGCGCGCCATTAGAGCAACACGGCGTGATTAACTATGCCTACAAAAAGTTAGGTTTATGTGCTGGGCTTGCCAACGCCAATTTCGCGACGACAACGGAAGTTTACCCAGACAGCCCGAAAGTCGACGATGAAAATTGTATTTTGGCGCAAGTGGCAGCCATTACGAGTGGCTTGGATTATGTTATTGAGCGAGCATAACTTTAAGCGCTTTTGTGTCTGCTTGAACTTGCTCGGCATAATGCTGACAAGCACTAATTAAACTGCTAATCACGTCTGGCAGAGTATTTACAACCGCTTGTTCAAATAGGGTTGAGCGGCGATCGCCACGGCAATGGGCAAGGGCTAATGCTTGGCCGCAAGCCTGTGCGTATTGCACAAAGCCTTGTTTACTCGTCGCTTTTTTACCTAAGCCAATGTGTTCAGGTTTGATGCCCACTTTCGCATGGTGGCGAGAGCGCACTAACCAATGATGCCCTTGCCATTCAACTTCATCGAGCACCAAATCTGGATTGCGCTGCATCCGGCGTTGGCAATTTACCGTGAGATGCGCGGCGTTAAGCTGGTTTACCGGCGACAAGTCGTCAGAATAAGCGAGTGGTGCGGCTTTACGTTGCTGCTTTACTTCAACAATATGACACAGTGACAATTGGCTTTGTGGTGATGTTTTAGGGCCAACTAATAAGTAGTAGCGGCCCATATTCACTGAGCCAGTACCTGCGTTTAAACGAGCGACAATATCGTGAATATGATCGTCAACATATGGCCTAAATTGTTGATGAAGCGCTTGATAATCGCCCTCGTCAAGCTTGGCAAATTTTTCTGGCAAGTTAGCAAAGCAAATGCCGTCATCGGTTAAGTCAACAGCCTTAGCTAATGCACTTTTGCTGTAAAAGGTGTCGCCATTGGCGGCACGCGATTGTGCTTTAAGCCAATGTTTGTGTAATAAGTGTTGCTCGGTAAATTCGGCAAGAGCTTGGTTGCGCTGCTGTGGAGAATCAATACACTGCTGACAAGTATCAAGATAGCTGGTTAAAAAACTATTGGCGGCTCTGTGACAATCTTCAATAGCAATAACAGGTTTGGTTGAATAGTCTTTTTCTGCGGAAATTTCTCCTGCTTTTATCCCTTGGCAATGACTTTGCGTTAAAAACAAACTGGTAATAAAGCGCGCAAGATCCCAGCTAGCATGGCCAATACAGGCATCATCAAAATCGTTTGGGCTGAAAATTACCGTATCGCCGTGTGCCCCCTCTTCGGTTAAAAAACCAAAATTAGAGGCATGGCAATCGCCCATAATATTCGTTAACGGTAGTAAGGATAGCTCCTTCGGAAGCGTTAAATTGCCCGCTTGAATATCTGCATAAAATAGAGGTGCTGAGCCGCGAAAAAAAACAAACGGGCTGGTTGCCATTTTTTGATGCTTTTCAATGCCCTCATGCGGCAGGGCGTTATCGGTTTGCTGTAAACATTGGCTGATAAAGGTGCTGCGATCCATAAAGCGCCGTCCTGTAAAGTATTGTCTTTTCGAGCGAATTGCTAAGTTATTAGCTTAGCGAGCAAAGAGCACTTTTTTAAGCTTTATTTTTACCGAACGCCAATGAGTGAGTGGCACTTTCGGGGCACGTTCAAATAAGTGCTGATAATCATCATCGTCAGGGTGCACTTCGCCGCCATGCGCCAACATAATGCCGCTGGGTGACAGATCTTTAATACGATGAAGTGAAGCTTGATAGCGATTTGGGTAAAACAAAGGAAATGGCGGGATAAAGCGGCCTTTGACCGTCACCATTAAATCAGCCACATAAACTTTGCCTGTCGGTTGGTGATACAGGGATAAGTCACGATCGGTATGGCCTTGAGTAAATAATGCCTGCCAGTCACCAAAGCCTGGTAATGGCTGGCCGTCATCAAGTTTGATGTCTGGTGAGAGTTTCGGGTTGTACCATAAATTGCGCTTACCTTTGCCTTTTCGTTGCCCAACCCAGTTGGCTAAGGCAATGTCGGTTAAGTGCATCAGCTTACCATCAAGGCCACTGTACCAATGACCGTCAACGTTAGCAGCGGCGATTTGGCAACCGGTTAGCTTGCGAAGTTTATGAGCGGCACCTGCATGATCGGGGTGCATATGGGTAACGACTACTAGCTTTAATGCGCTCAAAGGCAGCATTAACGTGTGCTCAATAAATTCGCGAAT
The nucleotide sequence above comes from Thalassotalea euphylliae. Encoded proteins:
- a CDS encoding MBL fold metallo-hydrolase: MTTNAPAIENAVHVSTKVLSKHTTLFELAGYIQSIYLVKQGDELLLLDGCCRADIKVIREFIEHTLMLPLSALKLVVVTHMHPDHAGAAHKLRKLTGCQIAAANVDGHWYSGLDGKLMHLTDIALANWVGQRKGKGKRNLWYNPKLSPDIKLDDGQPLPGFGDWQALFTQGHTDRDLSLYHQPTGKVYVADLMVTVKGRFIPPFPLFYPNRYQASLHRIKDLSPSGIMLAHGGEVHPDDDDYQHLFERAPKVPLTHWRSVKIKLKKVLFAR
- a CDS encoding DUF2252 family protein, whose translation is MDRSTFISQCLQQTDNALPHEGIEKHQKMATSPFVFFRGSAPLFYADIQAGNLTLPKELSLLPLTNIMGDCHASNFGFLTEEGAHGDTVIFSPNDFDDACIGHASWDLARFITSLFLTQSHCQGIKAGEISAEKDYSTKPVIAIEDCHRAANSFLTSYLDTCQQCIDSPQQRNQALAEFTEQHLLHKHWLKAQSRAANGDTFYSKSALAKAVDLTDDGICFANLPEKFAKLDEGDYQALHQQFRPYVDDHIHDIVARLNAGTGSVNMGRYYLLVGPKTSPQSQLSLCHIVEVKQQRKAAPLAYSDDLSPVNQLNAAHLTVNCQRRMQRNPDLVLDEVEWQGHHWLVRSRHHAKVGIKPEHIGLGKKATSKQGFVQYAQACGQALALAHCRGDRRSTLFEQAVVNTLPDVISSLISACQHYAEQVQADTKALKVMLAQ